The DNA sequence ACCCGCCGACAACGCCCCGATCAGCAGCAGATTCTTCTGGAACGTCCGATAAAACTCACCCGCCCCCGGATTGGCTTCATTGGCAATGCCAAAGCGGAACGCTTCCATGACCATAGCCAGCAATAAAATAACGATCGGGAAATGCAGCAGCAGCGGGTGCATCCGGCCCAGGGGCTGTAGCCAGAGCGGCACGACGAATCTGCCGTTAAAGAGCAGCAAAAACAGGATAAAAACCGCCGATGCAAACAATGCCTGCTCCGCAAAACCGATTAGCTTTCTGTTCATGATTGAACGCAATTGAATGGCTTGATCTCAGCCCGACCCCTCCGCCCCAGGGAGCGGGACGTCGAGATGGAGCCTGAATCGTACGATGTTGCCTGATCCAGAGTAAATGGTAGTACGTCACCCCTCACCCGAAACGGAGTGGTCGGGGGTGAGGACGGCAGCGGCCATGGGGTCAAATCAGGCAATAAGACCATGCACCACGTTCCCCGATACGTCCGTTAGCCGGTATCGGCGTCCCAGGTGTTTAAAGATCAGTTTCTCATGGTTCAGCCCCATCTGATTCAGGATAGTGGCCTGGAAGTCGTGCACGTGAACGGGATCTTTGACAATGTTGTAACCCATCTCATCGGTTTCGCCGTAGACGATGCCCGGCTTGATACCACCACCCGCCATCCAGATCGTGAAGCAGCGCGGGTGATGATCGCGCCCGTAGTTCTCTTTGGTGAGTTTGCCCTGGGTGTAGCTGGTCCGGCCAAATTCACCCCCCCAGATCACCAGCGTTTCATCCAACAGACCCCGCTGTTTGAGATCGGTGACCAGCGCGGCCGATGCCTGATCGACATCTTTGGCCTGCTTTGCGATCTCGAACGGCAGGTTGCCGTGCTGGTCCCAGCCCTGGTGGTATAGTTGCACGAAGCGCACACCATTTTCGGATAGTTTACGGGCCAGCAGGCAGTTGGCCGCAAACGTACCCGGCACCAGACAATCGGGTCCGTAGAGTTTGATAATGTCATCCGGTTCCTTCGACAGATCCATCACCTCGGGAACGGCCGTCTGCATCCGGTACGCCATTTCGTACTGCTTCACTTTGGCGCTGATCTCCGGGTCGCCAAACTCCTGGTACGACAGGTCGTTGAGTTCTGCCAGGTTGTCGAGCATTGCCCGGCGGGCCTGCCGATCCATCCCCTCGGGGTCGCGCAGGTACAGCACGGGGTCCTCGCCTTTGCTGAACTGGACGCCTTGGTGAATGGAATCCAGAAACCCATTCGACCAGAGCTTGGAATACACGCCCTGCCCATTGCCAATGCCCCGCGACAGCAAGACGGTGAAGTTGGGCAGGTTCTTGTTTTCGTTACCCAGCCCGTAGCTCAGCCACGAGCCCATACTCGGCCGGTTGCCCTGTTGCGAACCCGTTTGCAGAAATGTGAGGGCGGGGTCGTGGTTAATAGCCTCGGTAAACATCGACTTCACAATACAGAGGTCGTCCACGATTTTGGCCGTGTACGGAAACAGGTCACTCACCCACGCCCGCGACTCGCCGTATTGCTTAAAATCGACAAAAGACCCCACCAGCGGAAACTCCTTCTGGTTGGCAGTCATGCCCGTAAGTCGCTGGGTTCCCCGTACCGACGGCGGCAGCTCCTGCCCCATCATCTCGCGTAGTTTGGGTTTGTAATCAAAGAGTTCCTGCTGCGAGGGGGCTCCGTTCTGAAACAGGTAGATGACCCGTTTGGCCTTCGGGGCGAAGTGCGGAATGCCGGGCGTTAACCCCTCTTCGTTCCCGGACCCACTAAACAGGTCAGGAATGAGCAGCGACCCCAGAGCAGCGCTGCCCAGCCCCAGACTCAGTCGGGAAAGGAACCGGCGTCGGTTAAAATTCAGCCCGTGTTCGAGAATTTCTTTCTCCATATAGAACGCTGATTATCATGATCAGTATGAATCGATATACGCTATCCAGCCTTTCCTAAAGGCTGTTGATGATTGGCGGTCATTCCAGTTGCGCAAAGGCGGACCGCTTTGCCACGGATTGACAAGCGGTTAAGCCAACAGGCACCCTACCTCGAAATAAATCTCTGTCCCTGATCTGGGGTAGCCTTAAACACCCCGCATCAGCTTCATTTTAGCCGACAATCCTGCCGGTTGTAAAATCGGCTTCTATCTAGGACTTGGTAATGGTTTCTTCCAGGTTGTAGATAGTCGTCAAAACGCGCATCAACGCGGTCAGTTTGGTCTTGTCGAGGTGCGTTGGTATTGGATACTCGCCAATCGCCAGCGACTTGGTGGCAACGGACGGCGTGATCTTTTTCAGCTCTTTTTCGTAATAGCGGCTTAGTATATCCGTTTCTTTTTCGCTCGGCCTGCGGCTCACGATCAGACGAAAGGCCTTGTTGATTTTGTGATCTACGTCACTGTTTTCCTGCAACAGCCGGGCCGCCAGCACCCGCGACGCTTCCAGTACCGTTGGGTCGTTGAGCATGACCAGCGCCTGCAGGGGCGTATTGGTTTTCAGGCGCTTGACTTCGCACAGATCGCGGTTACTGGCATCGAAAATAGCCAGGGACGGGGGTGGTACGGTCCGTTTGATCAGCGTGTACATACCCCGGCGGTAGAGGTTCGCCCCGTGATCCTGGTTGTAGGTCGACAGCAAACCGCGGCCTGACGTAGCCCCCTCCCACAACCCAACCGGTTGATAGGGCTTTACACTCGGCCCCCCAATGACAGCATTCAGCAAGCCGCTACTGCTAAGCACCAGGTCTTTGATAAACTCGGCGTGGATACGGTAGCGGGGTCCTCGGGCGAGCAGGATGTTGTCCGGGTCGACAGCTAATTTCGCCGGCGTAACCACCGCTGACTGCCGATAGGTGGCGGACGTTACCAGCTGTTTCACCAGCCGTTTGATGTCCCAGCCATGATCCATAAAGTCGACGGCCAGCCAGTCGAGCAAGGCCGGGTTCGACGGCAGGTCGCCCTGCATCCCGAAGTCGCCGGACGTTTTCACGATACCTTTCCCGAAAAACTCCTGCCACAGGTGATTCACGTACACGCGGGCCGTCAGGGGATTTTTTCGATCAAATAGCCATTTTGCCAGTCCCAGGCGGTTCTTTGGGTAGCTGGGATTGAACGGCAAAATAGCTTTGGGCGTACCGGGCTGCACTTCTTCGCCGGGCGCATCATAGACACCCCGTTTCAGCACAAACGTCTTGCGGGTAGTATCCAGATCGCCCATCACCGACACGATCAGCCGATTGGTATCCCGCTTGTTGACGAAGGACAGGATGCTTTGAATGTCCTCATCGCAGATTTCCATCAGCGGTTTCTTGGCGTAGGTGTCTGGCCCGCCAATAACCGACTCGATGCCCACTTCGTTTACGTTGTTGAAAAAGGCGAAAAGCTGATAATATTCTTTGTGCGAAAAGGGGTCGTATTTATGGTCGTGGCAGTGGGCACACTCAATCGTCACACCCAGCAACCCTTTCCCGAACAAGTCGTTCCGGTCGGTTACGTACATGGTCCGGTACTCTTCGGGAATGACCCCACCCTCTTCGGTTATTTTATGATTCCGGTTAAAAGCGGTAGCGAGCAGTTGTTCTTTGGTAGCGTTAGGCATTAAGTCCCCCGCCAGTTGCCAGCTCACGAAATCGTTGTAGTGCATGTTCCTGTTGAACGCATGGATGACCCAGTCGCGCCAGGGCCACTGCGTCCGGTAGCCATCATCCTGGTACCCGTGCGAATCGGCGTACCGCGCCAGGTCGAGCCAGTGCAGGGCCATTTTTTCGCCATAGGCGGGGTTTTCCAACAGTTCATCGACGACCTTCTCGTAGGCGTTGGCGCTCTTGTCGGCCAGAAAACGGTCCATAAGCTGGAGGCTGGGGGGTAATCCAACGAGGTCCAGACTCAACCGTTTCAGCAGCCGCTCTTTATCCGCTTCGTCGTTGGGTTCGAGTCCTTTCTGTTCCTGCTTTTGCAGGATGAAGTAGTCGATCTCGTTAGTGGGCCAATCGGTCCGTTCCACGTGCGGGATCGCCGGCTTGACGGGCGCCACAAAAGCCCAGTGCTTCTCGTAGGCTGCCCCCTGCCGAATCCACGTTTCGATCAGCTTTATCTCGCGGGCCGACAGTTTCAGATTGGACGAGGGGGGCGGCATCATGATAGACGTATCCGGCGAGCTGATCCGTAAAAACACCTCCGACAACTCGGGTTTGCCGGGCACCAGGGCATGCGCCGAGGGGTGTTCCTTCAGCGCCTTATAAGCATTCTCGGCCATATCGAGCCGCAACCCGGCCTCGCGCTTGTTGGCATCGGGACCGTGGCAGGCCAGGCACTTGTCCGACAAAATGGGTCGGATATCGAAGTTATAGCTTACCAGTTCCGGGATGTCTTCCGAGCCGCCATTGCCCCCCGAACTGGTGGTACAGGACTGGCTATACCAAACAACCCCTGCCCCGAAAGCCAACGTCAGTAAATAGAATGGAGTCTTACGCATACTGTACGTTTTATTTACTCAATACCTTCGTACCCTCTGTTTGTGTGTCAATCACACCCGCTGTATGGTCGGCCGGGCGCCGGGGCGGTGCTTAAAACTGACAGCCCACCACCTACGCCAGCAAATCCAGGACCGGCTTACCCAACCCATCGGGCGTGGAGTAGAACGGTCGTTTTTCCACTTCGTAGTGCGTATCCGGGGCGATGCCCAGCGCGTGATAGATCGTCTGGTGAATGCCGTCGATACGTACCGGATTCTCGATGGTTTTGCAGGGACGCTCGTCGGCGGTTTTGCCGTAAACGAACCCTTTCTTAATACCTCCGCCGAACATGAGAATAGAGCACCCGTCGGTAAAGTGACGGTGCATGCCATAGAACTTCAGGTCGGATAGTATCTCCGGCTGTTGAACCTGCTCCTGCACCTTGGCATCGGGTCGCCCTTCCACCATCATATCCCGGCTGAATTCACTGGCCAGGATCACCATAGTCCGATCGAGGTGGCCGGATTTATTGAGGTCGTTGATCAGTTGCGCAATGGGACCGTCGATCTGCTTTTTCATGTCTTCCAGCCGCGTGTGCCCATTCTCGTGCGTATCCCAGCCCTTGAACGGCTCGTATTCGGTCGTTACGCTGATAAACCGGGCCCCCTGTTCGGTGAGTCGGCGGGCCAGCAGACAGCCCAGACCAAACTTGCCGGTATTGTATATGTCGTAGCTGGCTTTGGGTTCCTGGCTCAGGTCGAAGGCTTTGGCTTCGGGGGAGTTCAGCAGCCTGTAGGCCTGCTCCATCGACCGTTTGAGCGACTCTTTCTGGTAATCGCTGCCAAACTCACCCATCGGTCCGTTGCTGATAAGGTCATTGTACAACTGATTGCGTCGCTCAAACCGTTTGGCGTCCATGCCCACCGGTGGCCGGACGCTCTCCAGCCCCTGACTGGGGTCGGGAATAAAGAACGGGCCGTATTCATTCCCCAGAAAACCGGCCGTATGAAACGCTTTAAGCTCTTCCGCTTCGCCCACGGTAAAGCGCTGACCAATATCGACGAATGCAGGAATCACTGGATTCTTTGGGCCCAGTTCTTTGGCAATCCAGGAACCCAGGTGCGGGGCGGCTACGGTCTGGGGCGGCTCGTAGCAGGTGTGCCAGTGGTACTGGTGGCGTGAGTGCAGAATGTGCCCCATGTCGGCCGCTACGTACGACCGGATCAGCGTTCCTTTGTCCATGACCTTACCGATGGACTGAAGCCCTTCCGAGAAATTGATTCCGTCGAGCACGGTGGGAATGGGCTTGAACGTACTCAGAACCCGGTTTCCCTGCATGCCCTTCTCGAAAGGCGTGTACCGTTTGGGGTCGAAGGTTTCGGTGTGGGCCATGCCGCCCGCCATCCAGAGCAGAATCACCGTATCGGCGGTGCCATTGGTTTCGCCCGGCTTCGGCGTTCGGCGACAACCCGACAACAAGCTCGACACCGGCGCGCCAGCCGCCATAGCGGCCAGGGTAGCCGCGCTTGTTTTTTGCAGAAACTCCCGTCTATTCCAGTTCGCTTTCATGGTGTTGTTGCTTTGTACGTCACCGATTCGTCAGATAGCCCCGGTCCCTCTTTTCATGAACAGCCCAACGAATCGATGTGGGTATTCCTCAATAAATCAGCTGAAACTCCGGGTGCAGGCTGATAGCCCATACCAAATCCTGAATACCCTCGGTGGTTGGTGTCTTCCCCACTATTTTCTGCGCAATAGCCAGTTCGTTCGGGCGGGGTTCCCGGCCCAGGGCTTTCCAGTACAGAGTCTTTACCAGTCCCTCCGACGTTGGGTACAGGGCTTTCCACTGTTGCGCACCCCGTTTCAGGGCCTCGTTGAATTGCTGACCGTTAGTTAGCTCCAGCGCCTGCAGCAGATTAGCCTGCGACGACCGGCTGGTGCTGACCGTTTCGCGATTGGGCCGACCCAGCGCCGTCAGGAACGGGTCGTTCTTGACCAGCGATGCCCGGGCAAACGGCACTTCTTTCTTGATCCGCTTCGGGAACTGCTCCTCCACAATCGACGTGTCGATATAGACCGGGCTGAATGCCAGGCTGACGGCGTCGGTAAATTGCTCGGCCGTAAGCCGACGGCGTACCATACCCCGAAAAACGAACGATGGGGAGGTGATCACGTCTGCATCCTTCACCCCGACCGATGGCTGCTGATAAGTTTTCGAGGTAAGAATGGTAAACAGCAATCGTTTGATGTCGTGCCCGTTCGTGACAAAATCGGACGCCAGCCAATCGAGCAGATCCTGACTCCACGGGTCATTATCCATGACATCGACGGGTTCAATAATGCCCCGCCCCATCACCTGCGCCCACACCCGGTTCACCACCGTGCGGTACAACCGCCCGTCTTTCGGCTGTACCAGAAAATCAGCCAGCTGCCGCAATCGCTCGTCGGTCGCGGCTTTTCCATTGATGGTTCCCAGTTTCTCGAAAATGATTCGGGTATCGGCACGCTTGCCGGTAGGTTTGTCGCAGCGGTTGATTTCGAGCGTTGTGTCGGCAAATACGTTGGCGAAGGCATAGGCATCGGCCAGCTTCCAGTCGCTGATAAAACTATCGTGGCAGGAGGCACACTTCAGGTTCAGCCCCAGCAGCACCTGCGATACGTTCTGTGCCGCCTGCATCTCGGTCCGCTGGCTCGAATTGATGGTTCCCCGCCACTGTATCCCCTTGATAAATCCTGCCGACTGCTTTGTGGGGCTGATGAGTTCCCGCACGAACTGATCGTAGGGCTTGTTGGTCTTTAGCGAGGTGTACAGCCATGTCGTAATGTCGAAACGGCCACCGGTGATGTAGCCAGTTCCGGTATAGTCGTTGCGTAGCGCGTCGTTCCAGAACGTCAGCCAGTGCTGCGCATAATCCGTGTTACGGCTGAGCAGATCCTTCACCAGCGTTTCCCGTTTATCGACCCGCGTGTCGGCCACAAAAGCGGTAATCTGTTCGGGTGTCGGCAGGAGACCAACAACGTCCAGGTACACCCGACGCTGGTACGTCCGGTCGTCCACTACGTTCTTCCAGTTCACTTTATGCTGCTGGAAATAGACATTAACAAACCGGTCGATCGGGTTAGTGATTCCCGCCGGTGCGTTGGGCAGGGTGGGCAGCCGGGGTTCAATCGCTGCCACCCGGTAAATACTTTTCTCGGCTCCACTCGGCCAGGGCGCCCCCTGCCTGATCCAGAATTCGAGTACCTCAATATCGTGTTCGGTCAACCGCTTCCCCTTGGTGGGCATGGCCTCCTCATGGCCGGCGGGGAGCTTTACCCGTCGAATCAGATCGCTGTCTTCCGGATGACCAGCTACCAGAATTGCGCCATCTTCTCCCCCTTTCATGATCAACTCTTTCTTGTCCAGCCGCAGACCACCTTTACTCTTGGTGGCGCTGTGGCAGCTGTAGCAGTTGTGCGCCAGAATAGACCGGACTTCCAGATTCAGCTCCCCAATTTGTTTTTCGCTCAGGGGCTGGCCGGTACTATTGCTGGCAAAGGCAAACTTCGTTTCTCCGTCAACGGGTCGGCCAACTCCTTTTTCAAAGGGCAGTACGCTGGTCAGGTAGTCATCGCCGTGGGTGAGCATCGCCCCGTAGTGACCGGCCAGACTAACACCCAGTACACTCAGCCCCAGAAACGTCCGGTACAGGATCGTCCGTTTCGCTCTTAAGGCAACGACCGCCAGGAGGGCAAGGATCATGGTTGCCAGCCCCGACCACTGGTGGACGGTTACGGTTCTGCCGCCGTACTCTTCCTGATTGACCAGCACCAGACCCAGCCCGGCCGCCACAACCGCAGCAACCGCCCCGATCCAGACCAGGGCCGCAATACCCGCCCGCAACGCAGTTGATCGGCGGCTCCAGTCCACCACTTCGAGTAACAGGGCTATGCAAAGCAGGCTAACCGGAAAATGAACGATCAGCGGGTGTAACCGGCCCAGAAATTGCCAGAGCCAAAACGATTCAGTTAAAACAGTCATTGAGTCGGAGTAGGGACCAGTCCGCAGCCCTTCCGGGCGACAGAATGGCTCCGAAAGGGCTGCGAACTAGTCAGAAATCAGTACGTACGGTATAATCAGCTTTTCCTGGTAATCTACTAACCATTCAGGTCATCGTACCATAAAACAGACTGGTTATCGAACAAAGGCCATAGCCACACCACCGTCCACGTTCAGCACGTTGCCCGTCGATTTGTTGAGCAACCCGCCCACGAAGGCGAAGCACGCGTTGGCAATGTCGTCGGGCAAAATCACCTCGTTCAGCAGCGTCCGCTTGGCGTAGTAAGCCGGCAGCTCTTCCACCCTCACCCCGTACGCCTTCGCCCGACCTTCGGCCCAGCCACCCGCCCAGATGTTCGAGTCCGAGATCACCGCATCCGGGTTCACCGTGTTCACCCGGATGTGGTCGCCACCCAGCTCGGCCGCGTTCAGCCGGCTCAGGTGCAGTTGGGCCGCCTTGGCCGAGCCGTAGCCCGCGTTGTTGGGACCCGCCACCAGGGCGTTCTTCGAGACAATGTTGATCACGTCGCCCCCCAGGCCCTGCTGACGCAAAACCCCCACGGCCGCTTTGGTGACCATGAACTGACCCTTCACCAGTATGTCGTACAGCCGGTCCCACTCCTCGATGGAGTGCTCCCCGATGGGTTTCGAAATGCTGATGCCCGCGTTGTTGACCACAATGTCGACACCCCCGAAGGCCAGCGCGGCTGCTTTCAGCGCCCCTTCGATACTGGCGTAGTCGGTTACGTTCAGCTGCGTGGTGGCAACCGGATCAGAGCCGAACTGCTTGACGAACTCGGCTTTGGCGCCCTCGAGTCGCTCGGGGTTGATGTCGTTGAGCAGCACGCAGGCCCCCTCCTGGGCAAACTTTTTGGCGATGGCTTTGCCGATGCCCCCCGCGCTGCCGGTGATCAGCGCAATCTTGCCCGAGAGCGGTTTGGGTTTGGGCATCCGCTGCAGCTTGGCTTCTTCCAGCAGCCAGTACTCGATGTTGAAGGCTTCCTGGCGGGGCAGCGAGGTGTATTCCGAAATGGCTTCGGCCCCCTTCATCACGTTGATGGCGTTGATGTAGAACTCGGCCGACACCCGCGCCGTCTGCTTGTCCTTGGCGAAGGTGAACATGCCCACCCCCGGCCACAGGATCACCACCGGATTTTTGTCGCGGATGGCGGGTGAGTTGGGGTGCTTGCAGGTATCGTAGTACTGCTGGTACATGGCCCGGTAGGCCTCGAAGGCCGGCGTCAGCTGCGCCCGGATGGCGGTAGTGTCGGTCACATCCTGGTCGGGGGTGAGGGTCAGCACCAGGGGGCTGATCTTGGTACGCAGGAAGTGGTCGGGGCAGGATGTACCCAGGGGGGCCAGCCGGTCGAGATCGTTCGAGTTGATGAATTCGAGCACCCGCTCGTCGTCGGTGAAGTGGCCGATCATGGGCCGCTCACTCGAGCACAACCCCCGCAGGATGGGGGCCAGCTGAGCCGCCTGAGCTTTCCGCCCGTTGGCGGGCAGTGATTCGAGTTTGGCCCCGCCGAAGACGGGACCTTTTTTATTGTAATTATCGGCCAGGTATTCGGCGCAGCGTTCAACGACTTCGAGCGTGTTGAGGTAGCTTTCGTAGGCGGTGTCGCCCCAGGTGAAGAGGCCGTGGGAGCCGAGCATGATACCGCGCAGCTGGATGCCGTTGGCGGCATTTTCGTCGAGGCACTGTTTGAGTTGCAGGCCCAGGTCGAAGCCGGGTTTCTGCCAGCCAACCCAGCCGACGGTTCCGCCGAAGAGCTCGCGGGTGATGCGCTGGCCGTCTTTGGCGGCTGCAATGGCGATGGCCGCGTCGGGGTGGAGGTGGTCGATGTGCTTGAAGGGCAAAAAGCCGTGCAGGGGTGTATCGAT is a window from the Spirosoma rigui genome containing:
- a CDS encoding DUF1501 domain-containing protein, which encodes MKANWNRREFLQKTSAATLAAMAAGAPVSSLLSGCRRTPKPGETNGTADTVILLWMAGGMAHTETFDPKRYTPFEKGMQGNRVLSTFKPIPTVLDGINFSEGLQSIGKVMDKGTLIRSYVAADMGHILHSRHQYHWHTCYEPPQTVAAPHLGSWIAKELGPKNPVIPAFVDIGQRFTVGEAEELKAFHTAGFLGNEYGPFFIPDPSQGLESVRPPVGMDAKRFERRNQLYNDLISNGPMGEFGSDYQKESLKRSMEQAYRLLNSPEAKAFDLSQEPKASYDIYNTGKFGLGCLLARRLTEQGARFISVTTEYEPFKGWDTHENGHTRLEDMKKQIDGPIAQLINDLNKSGHLDRTMVILASEFSRDMMVEGRPDAKVQEQVQQPEILSDLKFYGMHRHFTDGCSILMFGGGIKKGFVYGKTADERPCKTIENPVRIDGIHQTIYHALGIAPDTHYEVEKRPFYSTPDGLGKPVLDLLA
- a CDS encoding bifunctional aldolase/short-chain dehydrogenase; protein product: MSPAEFRHVSYLWDHEKAASLVSDSQQETDIALLLYRSNLLGADLRLTNYGGGNTSCKTTASDPLTGQPTEVMWIKGSGGDIGTLTRSGLAALYLNRLHSLRQVYRGLDFEDEMVELFNYSIFDLNSKAPSIDTPLHGFLPFKHIDHLHPDAAIAIAAAKDGQRITRELFGGTVGWVGWQKPGFDLGLQLKQCLDENAANGIQLRGIMLGSHGLFTWGDTAYESYLNTLEVVERCAEYLADNYNKKGPVFGGAKLESLPANGRKAQAAQLAPILRGLCSSERPMIGHFTDDERVLEFINSNDLDRLAPLGTSCPDHFLRTKISPLVLTLTPDQDVTDTTAIRAQLTPAFEAYRAMYQQYYDTCKHPNSPAIRDKNPVVILWPGVGMFTFAKDKQTARVSAEFYINAINVMKGAEAISEYTSLPRQEAFNIEYWLLEEAKLQRMPKPKPLSGKIALITGSAGGIGKAIAKKFAQEGACVLLNDINPERLEGAKAEFVKQFGSDPVATTQLNVTDYASIEGALKAAALAFGGVDIVVNNAGISISKPIGEHSIEEWDRLYDILVKGQFMVTKAAVGVLRQQGLGGDVINIVSKNALVAGPNNAGYGSAKAAQLHLSRLNAAELGGDHIRVNTVNPDAVISDSNIWAGGWAEGRAKAYGVRVEELPAYYAKRTLLNEVILPDDIANACFAFVGGLLNKSTGNVLNVDGGVAMAFVR
- a CDS encoding DUF1501 domain-containing protein is translated as MEKEILEHGLNFNRRRFLSRLSLGLGSAALGSLLIPDLFSGSGNEEGLTPGIPHFAPKAKRVIYLFQNGAPSQQELFDYKPKLREMMGQELPPSVRGTQRLTGMTANQKEFPLVGSFVDFKQYGESRAWVSDLFPYTAKIVDDLCIVKSMFTEAINHDPALTFLQTGSQQGNRPSMGSWLSYGLGNENKNLPNFTVLLSRGIGNGQGVYSKLWSNGFLDSIHQGVQFSKGEDPVLYLRDPEGMDRQARRAMLDNLAELNDLSYQEFGDPEISAKVKQYEMAYRMQTAVPEVMDLSKEPDDIIKLYGPDCLVPGTFAANCLLARKLSENGVRFVQLYHQGWDQHGNLPFEIAKQAKDVDQASAALVTDLKQRGLLDETLVIWGGEFGRTSYTQGKLTKENYGRDHHPRCFTIWMAGGGIKPGIVYGETDEMGYNIVKDPVHVHDFQATILNQMGLNHEKLIFKHLGRRYRLTDVSGNVVHGLIA
- a CDS encoding PSD1 and planctomycete cytochrome C domain-containing protein, with the translated sequence MRKTPFYLLTLAFGAGVVWYSQSCTTSSGGNGGSEDIPELVSYNFDIRPILSDKCLACHGPDANKREAGLRLDMAENAYKALKEHPSAHALVPGKPELSEVFLRISSPDTSIMMPPPSSNLKLSAREIKLIETWIRQGAAYEKHWAFVAPVKPAIPHVERTDWPTNEIDYFILQKQEQKGLEPNDEADKERLLKRLSLDLVGLPPSLQLMDRFLADKSANAYEKVVDELLENPAYGEKMALHWLDLARYADSHGYQDDGYRTQWPWRDWVIHAFNRNMHYNDFVSWQLAGDLMPNATKEQLLATAFNRNHKITEEGGVIPEEYRTMYVTDRNDLFGKGLLGVTIECAHCHDHKYDPFSHKEYYQLFAFFNNVNEVGIESVIGGPDTYAKKPLMEICDEDIQSILSFVNKRDTNRLIVSVMGDLDTTRKTFVLKRGVYDAPGEEVQPGTPKAILPFNPSYPKNRLGLAKWLFDRKNPLTARVYVNHLWQEFFGKGIVKTSGDFGMQGDLPSNPALLDWLAVDFMDHGWDIKRLVKQLVTSATYRQSAVVTPAKLAVDPDNILLARGPRYRIHAEFIKDLVLSSSGLLNAVIGGPSVKPYQPVGLWEGATSGRGLLSTYNQDHGANLYRRGMYTLIKRTVPPPSLAIFDASNRDLCEVKRLKTNTPLQALVMLNDPTVLEASRVLAARLLQENSDVDHKINKAFRLIVSRRPSEKETDILSRYYEKELKKITPSVATKSLAIGEYPIPTHLDKTKLTALMRVLTTIYNLEETITKS
- a CDS encoding PSD1 and planctomycete cytochrome C domain-containing protein, translated to MTVLTESFWLWQFLGRLHPLIVHFPVSLLCIALLLEVVDWSRRSTALRAGIAALVWIGAVAAVVAAGLGLVLVNQEEYGGRTVTVHQWSGLATMILALLAVVALRAKRTILYRTFLGLSVLGVSLAGHYGAMLTHGDDYLTSVLPFEKGVGRPVDGETKFAFASNSTGQPLSEKQIGELNLEVRSILAHNCYSCHSATKSKGGLRLDKKELIMKGGEDGAILVAGHPEDSDLIRRVKLPAGHEEAMPTKGKRLTEHDIEVLEFWIRQGAPWPSGAEKSIYRVAAIEPRLPTLPNAPAGITNPIDRFVNVYFQQHKVNWKNVVDDRTYQRRVYLDVVGLLPTPEQITAFVADTRVDKRETLVKDLLSRNTDYAQHWLTFWNDALRNDYTGTGYITGGRFDITTWLYTSLKTNKPYDQFVRELISPTKQSAGFIKGIQWRGTINSSQRTEMQAAQNVSQVLLGLNLKCASCHDSFISDWKLADAYAFANVFADTTLEINRCDKPTGKRADTRIIFEKLGTINGKAATDERLRQLADFLVQPKDGRLYRTVVNRVWAQVMGRGIIEPVDVMDNDPWSQDLLDWLASDFVTNGHDIKRLLFTILTSKTYQQPSVGVKDADVITSPSFVFRGMVRRRLTAEQFTDAVSLAFSPVYIDTSIVEEQFPKRIKKEVPFARASLVKNDPFLTALGRPNRETVSTSRSSQANLLQALELTNGQQFNEALKRGAQQWKALYPTSEGLVKTLYWKALGREPRPNELAIAQKIVGKTPTTEGIQDLVWAISLHPEFQLIY